The region TGCAGCGCTATAAACACCAGGCCCAGGAACATTGAATTTTGCAGCACCAAGGGGCTGAAGTATTGCAGCCAGACTTCTCCCCAATGATTTAATAAGGGGACCATCGCTAACGACCCTTCAACTCGGTCTCCCTCTGCTCAAGGAGCGCCTTCAAGGTTTCAATTTCTCTGAGGGAGAGATTCTCTGACTTGATCAGATAATTCGCAAGTGCCGGTACGGAACCATTGAAAACCCGGGAAATCAAGGCCGCCATCTCAGCCTTGACCATCTGTTGCCGTGATTTCGTGGGCGTGTAAAAATTCACCAGGCCAATCTTTTGACGCCGGAGGAAACCCTTCTTCTCCAAATTATTCATAATGGTTTGGACGGTAGTGTAGGCCTTTTCCCCCTTACGAAAAACGTGCTCCAGCACCTCCCGAACCGATACTGGATCCTTCAATTCCCAGACGGCCTCCATGATTTCCCATTCTACGGTAGTGATTTTAACAGGCATCCTTACTCCTATTACACTCAGAGTATTACTATAACAATAGTAATATTACTACAAATGTAATTGGTTGTCAAGGGTTATGTACAACACGAATCATGATGACCTCGCAGCTCCCCCAGCACCTTCGTCAACGAATCCCGTAGCATGCGGGGGAATCCCGCTAGCGGCGGGGCACGACCAGCTAATTCCCAACTGCCGACGGAACACCACCGGTCTCTATACCACGTAAAAGTTCGAGATTACGGTGGTGGCGGGAAAGCGTCCCCCCAGGACAAGGGAGCACCGGGTGAAGTCCCGGGGACGGTGATCATGACTGGCCTTCAAATCCAGTCATTGACAGGTTCAACGAGTGTATGTATGGAGTGCGTTTTCCCCATCAATGAGACCGCTCCGGACAGGAATCGTCAGGAAGCGATCTCTAGGATTGGCTCCTCCACTGTTTCCGTCATTACTGCGGCATGTTCTTCCTCAACGGGTATGTCCTGCGCGCCATTGAGGCCCAGCCGCTCTTCGGCAGACTTCAGGATCAGGCGCAGCATGTCCGGATAAGAGTAGCCCCCGTGGGCGGCCATCTTGGCTAGGTGACCGTCCCAGCACCAGCCCGGATTGGGGTTCGCTTCGAGAAGGTGTGGCATCCCGTTTTCGTCCAGCCGCCAGTCGAAGCGCGTATAATCACGGCATTCCAGCCGTTCCGCCAGGGAGACACACCAGGCCATCAAGGCTTTCTGGGTGTCATCGGGGAGCTCAGCCGGTAGGGACTTAATATTCCAGTAGGGACTTTCGGGATTCCATTTGGCCTCGTAGCCACAGATGGGGGGCAGCTCCGGGGGCAGTGAAGAGTAATCCTCTTCGCTGATCGGCAGGACCAGGTATGATGACGGTGCTGTACCGATTAGACCCACGGTCAAGTCCTTACCCGTAAGGAACTTCTCTACCAGGATCGGCTTCTCGTAACCGAACTGCTCCCGAATTTCCTGCACGGCGTTGAGCAGTTCTTCGGCGGAGTAGGCCACACAGCGGGCTGTGATACCGAAACTGGAGTCACCGAAGTTGGGCTTCACGATTACCGGAAAATCGAACTGGAGATCCACGCTGGAGGCGTCCGGTCGGATGAACCAGGCATCTGCCACCGGGATGTCCATCTCCTTGGCAATCCCCCGCACCAGCGACTTATCGTAGCAATAGGCCAGGCATTGAGGCCCGGCACCGGTATACGGTATCCCCAGTACCTCCAGCAGAGCTGGCACGTATAACTCGTTCCGGGGATCGTTGCTGTATCCCTCGTCACAGATGTTGAACACGTAGTCGATCTTTCCCTTCAATTTCATCAGGTCGGTGACCAAAGTGTCGTGGTTTGTGAGATAGGTGAAGCGGTATCCCTCGAGCTCCTGCAGAGCCCCCTTCAGCTGGTCGATGGTATAGAAATCGTCCTCATCGAAAACACTGGCGGGCTTAAGCGTGTCCGGCCGTTGAGGGTCTCCCATGACTACCGCTATATGCCGGTCGTTGTTCTTCTGCCGGGCACGAAGGGGCGTCCATTCCTTACGCACACGAGAAATGGCGATGATGCGACGTTCCATCATGCCCAGATCCTGGGCGCGCTGCGAGGTTGTCACCAGGGTCTCGGGAAATGCCACTTTAGTGAAGCTCGCTTCCGCCAGTAACCGTTCCAGACTCTCCCGCGTGTATAGCCGCTCGGCATAGAATTGGTCGACCAGGATTCCCTTGTCCACATGGGTGATCACTTCCCGGGACACCAGCCGCTCCCCATCCAGCGACAGCGACCGCTCCCGGCAAACGAACAACTGTTGGCTGATCCATTCCCAAGATCGTGCCTGGTAGTGCTCCCGCAGATGCTGACCGTCGGCGATATCGATGAGCAGCTGGCCCCACGGCTTGAGAACCCGACGCACTTCCTTCAACACCCGTAAGTCGTCCTGGAGCGTCTCGAAGTAGCCGAAACTATTCCCGAGGATCAGCACAGCGTCGAAACTGTCCGCCCCCCAGGGCAGTTGACGGGCATCCCCCTCGTGGAATTTTGCCCCTGCCCCCATCTGGCGGGCCTGATCTCGAGCCTTCTGGATCAGATAGTGGGAGCGGTCCAGACCTTCCAGGCGGGTATAACCGCGACGGGCCAGCTCCAGTGTGTGACGCCCCTGACCGCAACACAGGTCCAGGATCCGATCTCTTGGTGAAAGCTCCAGTGCCTGGATGATCAAATCCACCTCGTTACGCGTAATACGCGGGTCATTCACCACATCGGCGTCCGTCTTAAGATAGAGCGAGTTGAAAATCCGGTTCCACCAGTCTGGTGGAACATGCTCCTCAAGGTTGGCTACCGGTCCCCGGGACACCTTGCGCCTGTGACCGATTTTCTGTGGGTGCTGTGGATGAGAGAAAAGGAAACGCGCGTTGCCACTGCGAGTGAAATCCTGGTTGGTTTTCACGGGTTATTGTCCCTTATCCAGTGAACAGCTTGCGACGACAGCCCAGTGATTATCACCACCTGACGGGGTGAGCCGCCAGGCAAATCAGCACTTAGTGGGTTCTCATCTTGCCATTCAAGGCGCGATATTACTCTTGTTTTTTTATCCTATGGGACACTTTTTTAATCCCTGTTTTATATAATGCATCGCACGATTATGGGCCTTCAGTTTAAAATTCTGATCCGCTCACTTCCTTGACAATGACGCTGTAACCGCCTTACACACTCCTGATGTATGGCTTCGATTGTATCGTGCCAGCCCATCGCGCGGGTGATCATCGCCCATCGCGTAGACCGCATACACGTCTGCAGACCGAGACAGGAGAGGGGCTTGTCACCCCAAGTCCGGGTGACCCTGCCGTTGGCGGGGCTGACACCCTATTTCCGGGTTAACTCCGCCCGCGTCCAACAATTATCTGCCATGAGCCGCTGGAAGCGAGCTGTCCATCATAACTCACCCCATTCGCTTCGTGTCCCAAAGGGATCCTTTAGGGAAAGTCTCCTTTATTAAATGAGAGGGAATTTAAGGTTGGGCTCGAAAAGTAGCTATATTACTAATCCTTCTCCGGCGAGGTGG is a window of Candidatus Neomarinimicrobiota bacterium DNA encoding:
- a CDS encoding methyltransferase domain-containing protein, with the translated sequence MSRGPVANLEEHVPPDWWNRIFNSLYLKTDADVVNDPRITRNEVDLIIQALELSPRDRILDLCCGQGRHTLELARRGYTRLEGLDRSHYLIQKARDQARQMGAGAKFHEGDARQLPWGADSFDAVLILGNSFGYFETLQDDLRVLKEVRRVLKPWGQLLIDIADGQHLREHYQARSWEWISQQLFVCRERSLSLDGERLVSREVITHVDKGILVDQFYAERLYTRESLERLLAEASFTKVAFPETLVTTSQRAQDLGMMERRIIAISRVRKEWTPLRARQKNNDRHIAVVMGDPQRPDTLKPASVFDEDDFYTIDQLKGALQELEGYRFTYLTNHDTLVTDLMKLKGKIDYVFNICDEGYSNDPRNELYVPALLEVLGIPYTGAGPQCLAYCYDKSLVRGIAKEMDIPVADAWFIRPDASSVDLQFDFPVIVKPNFGDSSFGITARCVAYSAEELLNAVQEIREQFGYEKPILVEKFLTGKDLTVGLIGTAPSSYLVLPISEEDYSSLPPELPPICGYEAKWNPESPYWNIKSLPAELPDDTQKALMAWCVSLAERLECRDYTRFDWRLDENGMPHLLEANPNPGWCWDGHLAKMAAHGGYSYPDMLRLILKSAEERLGLNGAQDIPVEEEHAAVMTETVEEPILEIAS
- a CDS encoding BlaI/MecI/CopY family transcriptional regulator translates to MPVKITTVEWEIMEAVWELKDPVSVREVLEHVFRKGEKAYTTVQTIMNNLEKKGFLRRQKIGLVNFYTPTKSRQQMVKAEMAALISRVFNGSVPALANYLIKSENLSLREIETLKALLEQRETELKGR